AGATAATCAAGGCACcgttaaaatgaacaaattaccacaaacagaaGCAGAACTACCATCTCCAAGTTTTCTAAAGCCAGGAACTCATCTAGCTTTCACTGAAATTAATTTACATTGCAAACagtctgattttttatttttcacagtagcaacattaaaacaacctaaaaataaaatcacagcCAAGGtttacaaacaaaacaaatggcactacccctccccctcttaGATTCTCTGAACAACTTGAGTACTATTCATATTTAATTGGAAACGATATGATGTTTGAATAACAAGGTTTGTATAGGTCAAAACATCAACAAGAAACGAAAGTAAAATACCACAATTGTCCTAAAAATCAAGATAACAGCATAACTAATGAAAGTAGACTGACTGTTTAGTATACAATGATATTGACTCCTagaattttcaacaatttttaatttttttaaagcaaaggtttaatgtaaattttgttATGCTCTGGACCTTAGAAGGCTTATGGAGCAGTAGCCCTACTCACGTTTGTCATATTTTCTGTTTACCTTAAGTTTGACTTCATtatcaattttaatttctgtttgtttatttatcaaTACCAATATCTGttataaatgtattttattttccacAAAAAGTGACATAACACCACTAGTGGATTAATATGtgtaagataaaataaataaaagaaaacacacaaaacaaaaatagataataatattGCAAAGCATTCCACAAATCATTTTCTGCTAAACAACTACTGAGCTTCTTTAGTCTTCTTTGCACAATGATATATGGCGGGTATGTTAGAAGGGCTACTAGTCACTTGGCTACTCCTCTAGGAAGTTAGGCACAAGGAAAATTTGTAAAATCAGAAAAAGCAGGAACACattgcatgtttattttcatttaataaatgaGTTAAAAACAGATAAAGTGCTACTAAATctcattaaaactttcaatgttGAAAAATGCCATGTAatccattttggcaaaaataacaagcatcataagtatttccttcaagacaacttcctttctgctgtttccgatgaaagagatcttggggttattgtagatcaccaattaaagtttagcagccatgctaagtctgtttcatcttctgcaaataaaaccctcggtatcataaaaagaaccatctccggccgacaccctagagttcttatgaagttatataaggcgcttgtatgtccacgcctggaggttggaatgtcattggcagcccctttcttcaaaaaagataggaagttgcttgaggatgtccagcgtcgtgccactaagatggttaccaACATGAATAAACTTCCATACGAAGAAAGACTACGTCGTTTGAAGCTGCCGACGCTGACATACCGATgaaaaaggggtgacattattttaaccaaaaaatcctctctaaaaatacccttcccggtctctttgcacagcccttgcattctggtactagagggcattctttgaagctctccatgcagcgttccacgagtagacatagaagccacttcttcagccaaagaatcatcaatatgtggaaccagctctctgaagaaacagtttctgctactcaagtcccaccttgatagggaatggctctgccaggaattcctttacaattgggaagctgcagggtcctccacaagagtctaatctaacgaccacaatctacaccaaacgaattcttttttctcatggagcatcatcacaaggatggataatccttatatcgctccaagctgcaatttaaggtaaaacaCCACCAAAACCAGTTGGGCTCCACTTTGTCAACAGTACAAAGGTTTTGGAGACAGAAGCATAGGGTAAGCTTTCCTGATTTATCTAGCAAAGACATGTGCTGTAGAAGTGTATGTCAACTTGATGTCACAACCATGGTAGACCAAGATACTGGTACTTGACCAGGATACCCAACCAAGAAACACAACCATGGTAGACCAAGATACAATACACCAGATAAAGGTTGCTATCTTGTTGCCTACCTTTAttgtagtatttttatattacgttGTATGGAAGTttcatgttatgtttttttgtagGTAGCCTGGGTCAATAAACCTATTCAATAGACAAcattacatggtgtcagaagtgggatCTGAATAACAATGGACGTCCTTCAGCCATCAATAAACTGGGAGGTCAACTCCCTTTCAGAGGAATGGGACCGCTTTGAAGAACACGCTAAGCTGATGTTTGCAGGGCCACTTTCaggcaaaacagaaaaagtacAGTGTGCCTACCTACTCATCTGGGCTGGAGCAAAAGGTCGGGAAATATTCAACACCTTCAACGTCGCGCCTGAAGAGCTGCATAAAATTGAACCTTACCTCGCTAAATTCAAAGCATATGCTTCACCTCAGAAGAACACAGTTTTTGCACGATACCTGTTCCAGAAGCGAGACCAAAACGACACAGAGACTGTGGAAAAATACATCACAGATCTAAAGACATTAGTGAAACCATGCTCCTACTCAGACCCAGATGAAACGGTTCGGGACCGAATTGTATGTGGAATCCAAAACCAAAACGTGCGTGAAAAGCTCTTGGCTGAAGGTGATGAACTCACACTGGATAAAGCAACCTTTATGTGCAGAAGCCACGAAGCGACCCAGGCTCAACTCAAGACATTCAACGGAACGAGACCAGCCCCCATCAAACAAGAGATCGACGCTATATTCCGCTACCAAAACCGGAACAGTggtagaaacaaacaaacagaagcaAGCAGCTCCAAGAGTAAAGCATGCTACTTCTGTGGCGGAACATACTCCCCCTCACACATCTGTCCTGCAAAGGGGAAAACCTGCTCCATATGAAAAAAGACCAACCACTTTGCCAGGGTCTGTCGAAGTAAGACAGTCAGTGCAGTTGATGAAGACGCTGCAGATACAAACCCCAGCGACGAAACTGTTTTCCTTTACTCCATCGAGCAAAGTAAGAACAAAGACGAAGCAGTTATTCCACTGACTATCAACAACCAGTTCCCTGTACAATTTAAGATCAACACAGGAGCCCAGGTGAATATCATCCCAAAGAAGTATTTTGACCTCATCACGCCAAAGCCCACCATGAAACCCACCAATAAGCACCTCACAAGCTATTGTGGAGCACGGATC
This is a stretch of genomic DNA from Artemia franciscana chromosome 18, ASM3288406v1, whole genome shotgun sequence. It encodes these proteins:
- the LOC136038371 gene encoding uncharacterized protein LOC136038371 yields the protein MDVLQPSINWEVNSLSEEWDRFEEHAKLMFAGPLSGKTEKVQCAYLLIWAGAKGREIFNTFNVAPEELHKIEPYLAKFKAYASPQKNTVFARYLFQKRDQNDTETVEKYITDLKTLVKPCSYSDPDETVRDRIVCGIQNQNVREKLLAEGDELTLDKATFMCRSHEATQAQLKTFNGTRPAPIKQEIDAIFRYQNRNSGRNKQTEASSSKSKACYFCGGTYSPSHICPAKGKTCSI